The sequence below is a genomic window from Rattus rattus isolate New Zealand chromosome 3, Rrattus_CSIRO_v1, whole genome shotgun sequence.
AAGTTCAATGAAACATAACATactgtaaaaggaaaaaacatgaaGAAGGTTCAGGTGGTTGTCTAGGAGATGGCTGAGCTCATTCTATGAAAAGGACAAAGAATTGAACATTcaggaaagacagaagaccaagtcacagagaaagcaaaacaaacaaacaaacaaacaaacaaccccccccaaaccCCAGCTTTATATTAAAGAGCTTTTATCAAAATGGGAGAGATCCTAAGCTGCATTCTGCTAAGGAGAACATGGATTGGGTATTTTATAGGGTCCTTAGGTCCTTCCCTTTCATCTTTTGGTTATgtcttctcaaaaaataaactagCATCTGAGGGAAAGCACATTCACTTTACATGGCTACCTATGTCTTTCTAATTCTCTCTCAACTTGTGATTAATACTTAATGAAGACAAGCAATTTTCATGAAGTCTGGTTTGATATGATGGccaaccttctttctctttacaaATGCAATATGCAGAGTGATGTTACTTAAGATGTTATAGCTTGATAAACAAtagcagagaaaccctgtagtTAACCTTTCCCGATTTTCTTGCAATagcaaaaattaatataattaatctttacaattaattaatttgtgATTAATTAATGCAATAGCAAAATTAATGTCTGAATGCCAGGGACAAGGCTCATATGGTGAAGTCTAAGAGATCAATGAGGTAATCATAGTTGAGAAGAACAAAGAAGCTCAAACTGCAGGAAAACACTAGTGAAAATAAATTTGGAGAGAAGGATTAGATTACCAGTTAAATTCACAAAACATACTTAAATTTCTTTTCACAGAGTTTATTCAGTATTAAGAATAAGGATCAAAAATGTCAAACAATCATACCCAAGCATCAGAATCACCAAgatttcagaaaattgaacattgattTTAATGTTTCCTAGTGAAAATGCTGctatttttatgaatttatttgtGCTGACAGGAACATGGGTACCATCATCACAGGAAAGCAAGCATGTCTGGAGATCATCACTCAGATAACTCCCTGGATATGCAGTCTCTGTGTGCACAATAGATCACCACATGAATTCAAAAGAATACTATACATAGTTACACCTTCAGCCTGTAGTTGGCTGGGTACCATCCCCCCATTCAGAGGCATTGTCTATCAACGAATGCAATCCACTCTCACGTTTGCCCCCCCAAAAGTTAAAGTACATATTTATGCTTTAGGAATGATTTGCAGTAGATGTTAACCTTTTTTCCAATACACAAATTGTTCTTTTGAAAAGCAGTGTATAAACTTCATGAGACATGAATAACAAGAACCTTAATTTACCTAGAACTGACAAAGATAATGCATGGACAGCACTTAAATAGAAAAACCATAGAAGTGCACTATAAGTCCCAGTCCATACAAATGTCACTACAATTGTACTTTATCACACTTTCTTCtcattcatggtctcttttcctctttttttttttttttgttaaaattttttttgagacagcatgcCACTATATAGCCATGGTTGTACTAGAATTAACTATGTAGACCatcttgaccttgaactctcagatcTCTGTACCTTGCTGCTTCTGGAGTACTGGAGAGTAATATGCTAACTGAGCTAGTCCTCAAGATTCCATTCATATCACAAACCTGTATTTCATCACATTTCGCACTATCCTACCATTAAAATAAATGCTCAAGAGTACGTCTTTCCTGACAAATGATAATTGATGGCAATAATGAATGAATATCCTCATTTTAGCAATATTTCTAAGACCTAGGAGATGAACTTTCTCAAACATATTCAGTAATATTTATTCAAACTGAAATATAGTTTTACTCAAAACTTAGATTATTTTGTGCCCCATTCATCAtacaatatttcaaaatatagcTATCAGATACTTTTCTAACTACGTCACTTCATAGCTACATGTACCTCTAATTCATAGGTTTTCCTCTAACCAATGAATATACTTATCTCTTATTTTAAATCCTAGATTTAAAGCCATGGTACCCATAGTGAAGGATAGAGCTCCATGaattccttcctccatgtggtCGTGAAAAACTTGAACTCCAACATTTCTAAGTCGAGCGATGTAAATGAAACTATCATCTCTTAAGAGATCATGTTCGCAAGTGAGGATATAAGTTAGTGGCAAACTCTGTAACTGGGAGTCATTAGCTAGCAAAGGAAACAGCCTGCTATCCATAAGCACTGGGTAGGAAGCATTCACCTTCCCAAGAACTGGTTCAGTGTAAACATAGTTCTTTTTGTACTTCTCAGGAAGGAAGTTACTCCAGTTAACAAACTTGAACACGTGTCTCGATTCTTCAGGCATGTGCTCGTTCCTCAGTAAGGCCTGGATCATTGATGAGTCTTTAGTTACATATAGAGACGCCAACTTGAACATCATCTCCCTGTGCAGGATTGGACCATGTGGATACTCTCGATGAGATGGCAGGAAGGTGTCAACCAACTGTAGGCCGGGGTATATTAAGGCTTGTGCCTTGATTCTATTTTTGAATTCTGGATCACTCCGTAGCTACGAATATAATGAATACTCATGGGTCAATAGCTTTCAAACAAAAGGATTGGCAGCTTTACTTTACTAGCCTGAGGTAAAATAAATTTATCAATCTGAAGCATTATCAGTGATTTTTCCTCATAATTTCATCCGTTCAGGAACAATGCATAGTCTGTTTCTCACACATTTATTCACATGTGACAAGCAAACAGGATGATCAGAAGCATCCTAGTTAAAGATGACAGAATAACTATAatgtatttgttctttgtttcttttaagagatttagcttttgttgtttgtaaTAAAGCCTTGTTGCGAATCTCAGGTTGTGATAACAtagtgtcctcctgcctcagtttcccaactgCTATAACAATAAGCATGTCTTACAATGTTAAGCTTCCCTAAAAGTATATTTGAGTCATATAATCAGCAAAGTctacaaatacaataaaatgcaATTGCCAATAGTTACATAGTAAGTAAAGTCTAATGGAACCTGGTATGCTAAAGAAAACACAACGTTTATTTAAGTAGCGTGGTGTGATAACAGTGATAGAGGAGACAGAGAATAATTTATGAAAAGCAGAAGATTAGAAAAGGATGTGAAATGTTGTGTGTGAAGCCtcagttttttttatcagaaataaGAGGAGTTGCGAGTCTACGGCTAAAGTCTTCTTATACACTCCACAGCAGCGAACCTAGACTTCCTCTGTGAGCATGAGAACCTCGATGACACCACCTTCTATAGCACATCTGCGTCAGTGACTGTATCTTCTGCCATTCTTTGGAAAATCCCAAGCTATTCAAAAAGCTCTTGAGCATA
It includes:
- the LOC116895864 gene encoding arylacetamide deacetylase-like 2 codes for the protein MAILIGLILVTLVIGTMVILLATLFENIGLMKYEKIFSIVATFYIAQPVSDENVTVIDTDFSNIPVRLHVPKRKSERKRPAIIFIHGGIFVFGSCKITAHDNMNRLISNKIDAVVLGIEYRLAPKYLFPAALEDCVSATKFFLQEKVLAKYRVDPSRICIMGESSGGALAAALTQLLRSDPEFKNRIKAQALIYPGLQLVDTFLPSHREYPHGPILHREMMFKLASLYVTKDSSMIQALLRNEHMPEESRHVFKFVNWSNFLPEKYKKNYVYTEPVLGKVNASYPVLMDSRLFPLLANDSQLQSLPLTYILTCEHDLLRDDSFIYIARLRNVGVQVFHDHMEEGIHGALSFTMGTMALNLGFKIRDKYIHWLEENL